In Glycine max cultivar Williams 82 chromosome 7, Glycine_max_v4.0, whole genome shotgun sequence, a single window of DNA contains:
- the LOC100818990 gene encoding dihydropyrimidine dehydrogenase (NADP(+)), chloroplastic, with product MASLSMIQIRTGNCASGFGLNCAGKVKVGPSRVGFKVFASETQATEPDLSVTVNGLRMPNPFVIGSGPPGTNYTVMKRAFDEGWGAVIAKTVSLDAAKVINVTPRYARLRAGANGSAKGEIIGWENIELISDRPLETMLKEFKQLKEEYPDRILIASIMEEYNKAAWEELIDRVEQTGVDAFEINFSCPHGMPERKMGAAVGQDCALLEEVCGWINAKATIPVWAKMTPNITDISQPARIALSSGCEGVSAINTIMSVMGINLNTLRPEPCVEGYSTPGGYSARAVHPIALGKVMSIAKMMKSEFDSENYTLSAIGGVETGGDAAEFILLGANTVQVCTGVMMHGYGLVKKLCLELQDFMKKHNFTSIEDFRGVSLEYFTTHTDLVRRQKEAVQKRKAIKKGLQSDKDWTGDGFVQETESMVSN from the exons ATGGCATCTTTGAGCATGATCCAGATCAGAACTGGGAATTGTGCATCTGGGTTTGGTTTGAATTGTGCTGGGAAGGTTAAGGTTGGTCCCAGCAGAGTTGGGTTTAAGGTGTTTGCTTCAGAGACTCAGGCTACAGAGCCTGATCTTAGTGTAACTGTTAATGGGTTGCGCATGCCTAACCCCTTTGTTATTGGGTCAGGTCCACCAGGGACCAATTACACAGTCATGAAGAGGGCCTTTGATGAAGGTTGGGGTGCTGTGATTGCAAAAACT GTATCACTTGATGCGGCAAAAGTTATAAATGTAACTCCTCGATATGCCCGGCTACGGGCAGGTGCAAATGGATCTGCAAAAGGAGAAATTATTGGATGGGAGAACATAGAACTTATCAGTGATAGGCCACTTGAAACTATGTTGAAAGAATTCAAGCAATTAAAAGAAGAGTATCCAGACAGAATTCTCATTGCTTCTATCATGGAGGAGTACAATAAGGCTGCATGGGAGGAGCTTATCGATAGAGTTGAGCAAACTGGAGTT GATGcatttgaaataaatttctcATGTCCTCACGGTATGCCAGAACGCAAAATGGGTGCTGCTGTTGGGCAAGATTGTGCTCTTCTGGAAGAGGTTTGTGGATGGATAAACGCTAAAGCCACAATTCCTGTTTGGGCTAAGATGACTCCCAACATAACTGATATTTCACAG CCAGCAAGGATTGCTCTAAGTTCAGGATGTGAGGGAGTATCTGCCATAAATACAATCATGAGCGTCATGGGAATCAACCTCAATACATTACGTCCCGAGCCTTGCGTTGAGGG GTACTCAACTCCTGGGGGTTATTCTGCAAGGGCAGTCCATCCCATAGCACTTGGGAAGGTGATGAGCATTGCAAAGATGATGAAGTCAGAGTTTGATAGTGAGAACTATACACTTTCTGCCATTGGTGGTGTTGAGACAGGCGGTGATGCTGCTGAGTTTATCCTTCTCGGGGCAAACACTGTTCAG gtGTGCACTGGGGTTATGATGCATGGCTATGGACTTGTGAAGAAACTATGTCTTGAGCTTCAAGACTTCATGAAAAAGCACAATTTCACATCCATAGAAGATTTCAGAGG GGTTTCTCTTGAGTATTTTACTACTCACACTGACTTGGTAAGAAGGCAGAAGGAAGCAGTTCAGAAGAGGAAAGCCATAAAGAAAGGGTTGCAATCTGACAAAGACTGGACAGGAGATGGTTTTGTGCAAGAAACTGAAAGCATGGTTTCAAACTGA
- the LOC100778369 gene encoding mitogen-activated protein kinase kinase 9 has protein sequence MALVRHRRHPNLRLPLPEPSERRLRFPLPLPPTTTAKPASGDAIAAADLEKLAILGHGNGGTVYKVRHKATSATYALKIIHSDTDATRRRRALSETSILRRVTDCPHVVRFHSSFEKPSGDVAILMEYMDGGTLETALAASGTFSEERLAKVARDVLEGLAYLHARNIAHRDIKPANILVNSEGDVKIADFGVSKLMCRSLEACNSYVGTCAYMSPDRFDPEAYGGNYNGFAADIWSLGLTLFELYVGHFPFLQAGQRPDWATLMCAICFGDPPSLPETASPEFRDFVECCLKKESGERWTTAQLLTHPFVCNDPDTC, from the coding sequence ATGGCCCTCGTCCGCCACCGCCGCCACCCCAACCTCCGTCTCCCCCTCCCGGAGCCCTCCGAGCGCCGCCTCCGCTTCCCCCTCCCCCTCCCTCCCACCACCACCGCCAAACCAGCCTCCGGCGACGCCATTGCCGCCGCCGACCTCGAGAAGCTCGCCATCCTTGGCCACGGAAACGGCGGCACCGTCTACAAAGTCCGCCACAAGGCCACCTCCGCCACCTACGCGCTCAAGATCATCCACTCCGACACCGACGCCACCAGGCGCCGCCGCGCCCTCTCGGAAACCTCCATCCTCCGCCGCGTTACCGACTGCCCCCACGTTGTCCGCTTCCACAGCTCCTTCGAAAAGCCCTCCGGTGACGTGGCGATCCTCATGGAGTACATGGACGGCGGCACCCTCGAGACCGCCCTCGCCGCCAGCGGCACGTTCTCGGAAGAGCGACTCGCCAAGGTGGCGCGTGACGTCCTCGAGGGGCTCGCGTACCTCCACGCGCGCAACATCGCTCACCGCGACATAAAGCCCGCGAACATCCTAGTAAACTCCGAAGGGGATGTTAAGATTGCAGACTTCGGAGTCAGCAAACTCATGTGCCGCTCGCTCGAAGCGTGTAACTCTTATGTCGGCACGTGCGCGTACATGAGTCCCGACCGGTTCGACCCGGAAGCGTATGGCGGGAACTATAACGGTTTTGCTGCGGATATTTGGAGTTTGGGTTTGACCCTATTTGAACTCTATGTGGGTCACTTCCCATTTCTTCAAGCGGGTCAGAGACCCGACTGGGCTACCCTTATGTGTGCAATTTGCTTCGGCGACCCGCCGAGCCTCCCCGAGACCGCGTCACCGGAGTTTCGCGATTTCGTGGAGTGCTGCCTCAAGAAGGAGTCCGGGGAAAGGTGGACGACGGCTCAGCTCTTGACCCACCCGTTTGTGTGCAATGACCCGGATACATGTTAA